In Drosophila bipectinata strain 14024-0381.07 chromosome 2R, DbipHiC1v2, whole genome shotgun sequence, one genomic interval encodes:
- the LOC108133269 gene encoding focadhesin: protein MDDFSSIKPNSSVVKLASCLEKIYTKIVESREKQVPEHQIKEIEFLRTQCKHEHMQLSLMSCQTLVRLVDEGALEANGVQNSLLSMLGNSGPMHFAIITESILGLQLLNLKRKTSLLKDSETYQCPYGLKTQQHPLISLIQHSSVNMHDVANKVIGICQHHDKGIRDYSIEFLRPVFLYVLCNPQTLHDVKPIWTCLLNLSGKRPEARALMQELLAWSKFNNATTCLCTSILLIEAIDHFLQQEDHAQSIDLAIYQACLIKQLANYGIDPRPSLQCLLRALHATREHTKNHYHVLLILLAEVVHVLSPFYLADLLRIIVFVVVQERCGHEYILNMCLDGIIQWMSQTAFIPAEGLALADQIVQRVLDPKRSDEEAERISTGQLEPAHMRNYHPDIAIAFDLAALVESFDASDNQDVFAFVDALNVKSNTAFCQRLHLFLRALFLSREPAVDCWFKIYEVILQIIKVNENIAYDFLMTYIFKLAHENSPELQLELLRGLASFAVSKDNVPMILNTIRNLSTDNGTFCVDLYLRLWRVETRTYPFLLKQIAQPLPDGDKRWELQIARTHAMREICQEKPTLHGSELLPHLSNTLNNCSDEAGDLATSLAMDAIYALCDSHTVNIASTWQAIGSKFRSEQRPQTLKSLYKFFGLVPLLQTPTLEYEKLADDALEQLWQAVSRPGTDAVQVRQALAALKNYEPGSTLNLRHIPAQFRFEIVGGGVAAPGGREVLDLQQESVPGEVWVQLLQKIRPECGDAAADLISHYVSGEIEGFRSGVYRLPEGKPEPRKLVGLFATSPLRAVTNYIVSQARFGDYVPEPYAVTFALRSLSKKFSKPIPPLDWSCLTSFFHLSFDARKYCIMIAKNQALNSGTAKRLLENFLVDFEPNCFEEDLLLLFSLLPEIANSVSLQILKNFAEKVAVYCFKESQLNDFAEGCLFEKFLESVKYIFTGQCDIPEVLDVFTLIVERYMDSMDLDSRLFERYTEVVSTLHPNAIDGLTTPANWWETPMGKLKKATIIRCYLVLYNEKLPNPLKWLTPIIDAYEKREEERPFFYRHLAATLYAFGSDEHASNWISEMFLEIQMLLAEASNKEKVNRALYLLDIFMLAVDVLSGCAVLLGSVDVVATNQKQRLSLFPESLQYLCDHIFWKDQEAKIYEFLFNLYKLASMPSSYSDVFREAIICSRNKPYFDNKGVWTKYVGLRK, encoded by the exons ATGGACGACTTCAGCAGCATTAAACCAAACAGTTCGGTGGTGAAACTGGCCTCCTGCCTGGAGAAGATCTACACCAAAATCGTGGAGAGCCGGGAAAAGCAGGTGCCGGAGCACCAGATCAAGGAAATCGAGTTCCTCCGGACGCAATGCAAGCACGAGCACATGCAACTCAGCCTGATGAGCTGTCAGACGTTGGTACGCCTGGTCGACGAGGGAGCCCTGGAGGCCAATGGAGTCCAAAACTCGCTTCTCTCAATGCTGGGGAATTCGGG ACCAATGCACTTTGCCATCATCACTGAGAGTATTCTAGGTCTCCAGTTGCTCAACCTAAAGCGAAAAACTTCCTTGTTGAAGGACTCAGAGACCTACCAGTGTCCCTATGGCCTTAAGACTCAGCAGCATCCTTTAATATCCTTGATTCAGCACTCAAGTGTTAACATGCATGATGTGGCCAACAAGGTAATTGGGATTTGCCAGCACCACGACAAGGG TATTCGAGACTATAGCATTGAGTTTCTGAGGCCCGTGTTCCTCTATGTGCTCTGCAATCCCCAAACACTGCATGACGTAAAGCCTATCTGGACGTGCCTGTTGAACTTAAGTGGTAAACGACCAGAGGCACGTGCTCTGATGCAAGAGCTGCTGGCTTGGAGCAAATTCAATAACGCCACCACTTGCTTATGCACCAGTATCCTGTTAATCGAAGCCATTGATCACTTTCTGCAGCAGGAGGATCACGCCCAGTCCATCGATCTTGCAATCTACCAGGCCTGCCTCATCAAGCAGCTGGCCAACTATGGCATCGATCCTCGTCCCAGCCTCCAGTGCTTACTAAGAGCACTCCATGCCACTCGAGAACACACTAAGAATCACTACCACGTCCTTCTAATACTCCTGGCAGAAGTGGTGCATGTCCTTTCGCCGTTTTATCTGGCGGATCTGCTGCGCATCATAGTGTTTGTGGTGGTGCAGGAACGCTGTGGCCATGAATACATTCTGAACATGTGTCTGGACGGGATAATTCAGTGGATGTCTCAGACTGCATTCATACCCGCAGAGGGCTTGGCTTTGGCCGACCAGATAGTCCAAAGGGTTCTTGATCCCAAGAGATCAGACGAGGAGGCAGAGCGGATTTCCACAGGGCAACTAGAACCGGCCCACATGAGAAACTATCATCctgatatagccatcgccttCGACCTGGCCGCTCTGGTAGAATCCTTTGACGCCTCCGACAATCAGGACGTTTTCGCCTTTGTGGACGCCTTAAATGTTAAGTCTAACACAGCCTTTTGTCAGCGACTTCATCTTTTTCTGAGAGCTCTCTTTCTATCACGAGAACCAGCTGTGGACTGCTGGTTTAAAATCTATGAGGTTATTCTGCAAATCATCAAGGTTAACGAAAACATTGCCTACGACTTTCTGATGACCTACATCTTTAAGTTGGCCCATGAAAATAGTCCGGAACTGCAGCTGGAACTCCTGAGAGGATTGGCCAGCTTTGCCGTTTCCAAA GATAATGTGCCCATGATCCTTAATACCATAAGAAATCTTTCCACCGATAATGGCACCTTTTGTGTGGATCTGTATCTGCGTTTGTGGCGCGTGGAGACCCGTACTTATCCCTTTTTGCTAAAGCAAATTGCCCAACCACTTCCAGATGGAGACAAACGCTGGGAACTGCAGATAGCTCGCACCCATGCCATGAGAGAAATCTGCCAAGAAAA acCTACTTTGCACGGCTCCGAACTTCTGCCTCATCTAAGTAACACCCTTAATAACTGCTCCGATGAGGCCGGCGATTTAGCTACTTCGCTGGCCATGGATGCCATCTATGCTCTTTGTGACAGTCATACCGTCAATATAGCCTCGACCTGGCAAGCAATCGGCAGCAAGTTTCGTAGTGAACAACGTCCCCAGACTCTCAAATCGTTGTATAAATTCTTTGGCCTGGTTCCACTACTGCAAACGCCCACATTGGAGTACGAGAAACTGGCTGACGATGCCTTGGAGCAGCTTTGGCAAGCTGTTAGCCGACCGGGAACAGATGCCGTCCAAGTGCGACAAGCGCTCGCAGCTCTCAAAAACTATGAACCGGGAAGCACCCTTAATCTTCGGCATATTCCCGCCCAATTTCGTTTTGAGATCGTAGGCGGCGGTGTGGCTGCCCCTGGAGGACGAGAAGTATTGGATTTACAGCAGGAATCAGTACCCGGTGAAGTTTGGGTACAATTGCTGCAGAAGATTCGTCCCGAATGCGGAGACGCGGCTGCGGACCTTATATCTCACTACGTGTCCGGTGAAATTGAAGGTTTTCGAAGCGGAGTCTATCGGCTACCCGAAGGTAAACCGGAGCCACGAAAGCTAGTGGGTTTATTTGCCACCAGCCCGCTACGGGCCGTTACAAACTACATTGTGAGTCAGGCACGATTTGGGGACTACGTGCCCGAACCTTATGCCGTGACATTTGCCTTAAGATCGCTGTCGAAGAAGTTTTCCAAGCCCATTCCACCGCTCGACTGGAGTTGCCTGACCAGCTTTTTCCACCTGTCCTTTGATGCTCGAAAGTACTGCATAATGATAGCAAAGAATCAGGCCCTGAACTCAGGAACCGCCAAGCGTCTCCTGGAAAACTTCCTTGTGGACTTTGAGCCCAATTGCTTCGAGGAAGATCTCCTGTTGCTGTTCTCTCTACTCCCGGAGATTGCCAACAGTGTTAGTCTGCAAATTCTAAAGAATTTCGCCGAAAAAGTGGCCGTCTACTGCTTCAAGGAGTCGCAGCTGAATGACTTCGCTGAGG GCTGCCTCTTTGAGAAGTTCCTTGAAAGTGTCAAGTACATTTTTACCGGACAATGTGACATTCCCGAGGTGCTTGACGTTTTCACCCTGATTGTTGAGCGTTACATGGATTCGATGGACTTGGATTCGAGGTTGTTTGAACGCTATACGGAGGTGGTGTCCACATTGCATCCAAATGCCATTGACGGACTTACAACACCTGCGAATTGGTGGGAGACGCCCATGGGAAAGCTAAAAAAGGCCACAATTATTCGCTGCTACTTGGTATTGTACAACGAGAAACTCCCCAATCCCCTAAAGTGGCTTACGCCCATCATCGATGCCTATGAGAAACGGGAGGAGGAGCGTCCCTTTTTCTACCGCCATCTAGCTGCCACCCTGTACGCATTCGGAAGCGATGAACATGCCAGTAACTGGATATCAGAGATGTTTTTGGAAATCCAAATGCTCTTGGCTGAGGCCTCCAACAAGGAGAAGGTTAACCGGGCCCTATATCTTCTGGACATCTTTATGTTAGCCGTAGACGTGCTCTCCGGCTGTGCAGTTCTCCTGGGCAGCGTGGACGTGGTGGCCACAAATCAAAAACAGCGACTTTCACTGTTTCCAGAGAGCTTGCAATACTTATGTGACCACATTTTCTGGAAGGATCAGGAGGCCAAG ATCTACGAATTCCTCTTTAATCTCTACAAGCTCGCTTCCATGCCATCCTCCTACTCGGATGTATTCAGGGAAGCAATCATCTGCTCCCGGAATAAGCCCTATTTCGACAACAAGGGTGTCTGGACCAAATACGTAGGCCTGCGTAAATGA